Proteins encoded in a region of the Abyssibacter profundi genome:
- the ccoG gene encoding cytochrome c oxidase accessory protein CcoG, which yields MSQTPQSLYESAPRIHPRAVWGRFAQWRVIAMLALLGLFYVVPWIRVGGEHIVLFDLAARRFHVFGLTLVPQDLFLLTWLLILAAMTLFLFTTLAGRLWCGYACPQTVWTEAFLWIEHHIEGDRHKRMKLDRAPWTSQKILRRGGKHLAWMLFALFTGVSFVGYFVPVEQVAANLVTLELGGWPLFWTLFYAFATWGNAGFMREQVCKYMCPYARFQSAMFDKDTLIIAYDEQRGEPRKSKARKLSDVLAGDCVDDQMCVQVCPTGIDIRDGLQYECIACAACIDACNHVMDAVGKPRNLIRYTTVNHDAGGRYRLLRGRSIGYGVIWAGLLLGFVALVLLRSSVELDVIRDRKNLYRVIDTQHIENVYTLKVTNKQDGPVRYRISVTGEQSLATISPDAIELAPGETRGLVVGVRAPLLGYRVETMTIELQDATGEVVADRSTNFFRPKQ from the coding sequence ATTCGCGTCGGTGGCGAGCACATCGTGTTGTTCGACCTGGCCGCGCGTCGGTTCCATGTCTTCGGCCTGACACTGGTCCCACAGGACCTGTTCCTGCTGACCTGGCTGCTGATTCTGGCCGCCATGACCCTGTTCCTGTTCACCACGCTGGCCGGACGTCTCTGGTGTGGCTATGCCTGTCCGCAAACGGTGTGGACCGAGGCCTTCCTGTGGATCGAGCATCACATTGAGGGCGACCGTCACAAGCGCATGAAATTGGATCGTGCGCCCTGGACATCGCAGAAGATCCTGCGGCGGGGCGGCAAGCACCTGGCCTGGATGCTCTTCGCATTGTTCACCGGCGTCAGTTTTGTCGGCTACTTCGTGCCGGTGGAGCAGGTGGCCGCCAATCTGGTGACGCTGGAGCTGGGAGGCTGGCCGCTGTTCTGGACACTGTTTTATGCCTTTGCGACCTGGGGCAACGCCGGCTTTATGCGTGAGCAGGTTTGCAAGTACATGTGTCCCTACGCCCGGTTCCAAAGCGCGATGTTCGACAAGGACACGCTAATCATTGCCTACGACGAGCAGCGGGGCGAGCCGCGCAAGTCCAAGGCACGCAAGCTCTCGGATGTGCTGGCGGGCGACTGTGTGGATGACCAGATGTGCGTGCAGGTCTGTCCCACCGGGATCGATATACGTGACGGCCTGCAGTACGAGTGCATTGCCTGCGCAGCCTGTATCGATGCCTGCAACCATGTGATGGATGCCGTGGGCAAGCCACGCAACCTGATTCGCTACACCACCGTGAATCACGACGCTGGCGGCCGTTACCGGCTGCTGCGCGGGCGTTCGATCGGCTATGGCGTGATCTGGGCCGGACTGCTGCTGGGCTTTGTCGCGTTGGTCTTGCTGCGCAGTTCGGTGGAACTGGATGTCATCCGTGACCGCAAGAATCTGTATCGCGTCATCGATACCCAGCACATCGAAAACGTCTACACGCTCAAGGTCACCAACAAACAGGACGGCCCGGTGCGTTACCGCATCAGCGTGACCGGCGAGCAGTCCCTCGCCACGATCAGCCCGGACGCCATCGAACTGGCCCCTGGGGAAACCCGCGGTCTGGTGGTGGGTGTTCGCGCACCGCTGCTTGGCTATCGGGTCGAGACCATGACCATCGAGCTTCAGGACGCGACCGGCGAGGTCGTGGCCGATCGGAGCACCAACTTTTTCAGGCCGAAACAATGA